Part of the Bacteriovorax stolpii genome, TGTTCCTTCAAGCTGAGCTTGCAGGTCGCGGAAATTTTGGTTTGCTTTTAGGTCAGGGTATTTTTCAACCACAACCATTAAACGCGATAGAGCAGATGATAATCCACTTTGAGCTTCCTGGAATTTTTTAAGGTTTTCTGCGTTTAACTGATCAGCTGTAAAGTTAACTTGTGTAGCTTTTGCACGAGCAGAAACGACTCCTTCGAGAGTTTCTTTTTCGTGTTTAGCGTACCCTTTAACCACCTCTACCAGGTTAGGGATAAGGTCTTGGCGTCTCTTGTATTGGTTTTGTACTTCCGCCCAGTCAGCGTCTACCTGATTCAAGGCAGTTGGGATACTCTGCATCCCACAAGAAACCGTAAAAAGCATGATGACTAATAGTGATAAATATTTCATAAGTAACTCCTAGGGTAACTCTTTTGAATTAGAATAAGATTATGTCAAAGAATAAGAAAAGTGAACTGCTTCTACCAGTAGGGAACATGAATATGTGCCTGGCCGCCATTCATAATGGCGCGGACGCGATTTATGTCGGTATGCCTCACTTTAATGCCCGCGGAAGAACTACCGATTTCTCTGTAAGTGAACTCAAAGAAATGATCGAGTTGTGTCACCTCTACGGTGTAAGAGTCAACCTCGCGTTCAACGTTGTTATCTTTCAAGACGAATTACCCGAAGTCA contains:
- a CDS encoding LemA family protein; the encoded protein is MKYLSLLVIMLFTVSCGMQSIPTALNQVDADWAEVQNQYKRRQDLIPNLVEVVKGYAKHEKETLEGVVSARAKATQVNFTADQLNAENLKKFQEAQSGLSSALSRLMVVVEKYPDLKANQNFRDLQAQLEGTENRITVARNRYIAAIQNFNNLVTVPPTSWYNSIFLKHEKKPQFAVENIERAQEAPAVKF